The nucleotide window TATAAATTTCCCCTTGTGGTATTCTATCCTGCAGTGTGAACGTGAAACCATGGTGTCTTCAATAGTGATTGTATTATGTCCCTGTCTGCCGATGCTTATTGTGGGGTTTGATCTGTCAATGCTTACTTTCTTTTCTGCTGAAACGATATTCATAATATTTCCATATTCTTGCTTTGGTTGTTCGGCCTTCAAAATGACTGTTTTATTGCTTTCTTCCCAGACGATTTCATATATGTCGAATTCTCCGCCTTTGCCTTTAATTATGGTCCTGTCAAAAAATCCGGCCTTCTCTTTAAGAAAATCAGGGAGGATATTTACAGTCTGTTTGGTTGTAACGATCTGTCTTGGTTTTGCAAGAGAAACCATTCTTGCGGCGATATTGACCGTATCACCAAAGATGTCGCTTTGTACAAGCAGTACGGGGCCTGTGTGAAAACCTATCCTTATATCAGGAACAATATGCCCGTCCGCCTTCCTTTCCTCAATCTGGTCCCTGAGCTCATGCATTGCTATGGCTGCATCCGCTGCATTGGTTGCATCATTAAAAGAGCACATTAAGCCGTCACCCATTGTTTTTATGATTTCACCGTCATGCAATTGTACGGTTATAGCAAGCATTGAAAGACATTCATTTATAATGCAGTGTGCGGCTTCATCGCCCAGGGTTTCATAAAGGGTGGTGCTTCCCGATATGTCGACAAAAAGTATTGTCAGAATATCATCTGTCCTTGCCATGATCGGGATATAATCATGAGCATAGAAGTTCTGCAAGACGCTCCTTTGTATAATCATTGATGAAATCCCACAAGCCCAGTTTTTTCAGAGTTTCAATAGAGGGGATACCTTGTGAAGTCCATCCCCTGGCATCGTAATATGACTGGACAAGATTTTTCAGGCGGTCTTTCCTGCTGTTCATGAGGATAGCCCTTTTCTCCGCTACACTCATCTGATTTGCAATGGAGCGGTCTTTGCCTGTTATGCGGGAGACTTCTTCATCATTATATTCCATTTCTGCTTCATAAAGACTGTCCGTAGTAGGGCCTATTGCACGGTCGGGTATCCAGTCATGAGCCCCTGTTTCCTTTCCGTAAGCCATCACGTTCATCACACGTTGAAGGTTTATGTCCCGGTCGGTCTGTTCGAATATCTGTTCCCAGGTCATATTCGTTCCCATCATGCCGTTATAGAAGCCTGCATAAAATTCCTGAGAGGCCGGATTTATATATATGTCCGTATTTGTGAACTTTTCAGAATCGGGATTGAAAACGTCGACCCAGGGAAGTTTGCAAAGCCCCAGATTGTCGTTGCCGAGCCTGACACGTGGATATGTTATGAGAGCACGAGCCTTGTGCTCTGGGGTAGGAAAAGCTCCGAGCAGGTCGGCTTTAATAAGCCAGGCTGCGGCATGGTGCGCCCCGATGTCACTTGCCGCTGCATAAGACCCCTGCATGGACAGGGAACGGTGAGTTCTGTACAGGGAAAAAGGAAGCCCTTTTGAATGCATTGCGAAAAGCTCAAGTTCATGCCTTGGATTAGGTTCTCCGGTTCTCTGCACATACTTTTCTGCGACCCAGTCGACAAGTTCCAGCATTCCCTTTCCAGCGATACTTGCAAGTTCGGATTCCTGCAGGCTCACTTGGTGTATGAATTCGGCTGCAGCATGTGAATCACCCCAGTTCAGTTCGAATCCACCGGTGTCATCTTTTGTAAGGTAACCTCTCTGGAAACATTCCATGATGAAAGCCATTATGACTGAAACGGTTATTGTATCGATGCCGTAATCGTCACAGTACCAGTTTGCCTCCATGATGAATTCAGGATCGAAAATTCCAAGATTTGAACCGAATCCGGCTGCTGTTTCATACTCGGGGCCGTCAACCCAGACCTTCAAGCCTTTTTTACCACCCGACTTGAGTGTTACAAAACCGCCTTTTGTGCATCTGAGATTGCATCCCGGAAAACAGCCGTCATTGCCGCTGTGTTCGAAGAGGTGCTCTGCATAGAATTTACCGCATATTTTATCAGCATTAGCATCTGTACCATACTGGTAGTTCCTTACCGGAAGCGAGCAGTAGGAATTTCTGTTCATGAATGAAATGAGTCCCGCGCTTCCTTTTCTGTGCATTTGAAGTGAGTGAGGGTCCACCTCGTGGACTACCTTGCTGAGTTTGTGTCCGGATTCCTTTACTTTTTCCCAATCCGCCGCTCCGTACGGGTTTTCCCCTTTCGGGTAATCTGCAAGGATTACAATGGCCCTGATTTTTTTATCAGCCATCACAGTACCCAGCCCAGTCCGGCCTGCCTGTTTGGCTCGCCAGATTCCTTTAGAACCGTCAATTGCAGGTTTTGTAGGATCGAAATAATGGCTGTTGATGCAGCCGTAATTGGTTTTTGCCGCACCTGTTCCCGTTGTAACGAACACGATTTGTTTTCTTTCAAAACCCTGAGCTGTGAACATATCTGCGATATTCTTCTCGAGATCGAAAACCAGGTCGATAGAAGGAGCAGCCACGACTGATATTTCGCCGTTTAATGCATCTATGATAATCATGGAGTCTGTCTTGCTTTTCCCGGTCAGGAGCAGGGTGTCGAAACCGGCATATTTCAGAAAGGCGCCGAAATGTCCCCCGAAATTGGATACGCCGGGTACATGGGTAAGAGGAGAAAGTGAAACAGCCATACATTTTGCAGTGCCTGGGAACTGAGGAATTCCACCAAGTGGTCCGGGTGAAAATATCAGCGGATTTTTCGGATCGAACGCATCCATTCCCGGAGAAGTATGGGTATGAAGGAAATATAGTCCCATCCCCCTGCCGCCAATAAAATAATCCCTTACCGCAGGGTCTATCGGTTTTATGGTGACAGATTCCATATCAAGATCAATATCGAGATACCTGTTCGAATATCCATGAACAAGCTGCTGTTTTGAATAATGCATAAGTTTCAAAAACCTCCATGTTATTTTATGTCTTAAAATTCAACAAGCGTTTGATTTATACAAGAAATTGGACATTAGGATAAGATCTGAAAACTGTCAATTAATTATGAAAGGCTATGAATGATATTGTTCTTGACAATGAATCTGTCATCATGTAGTGAGCGAGCAGTCGCTCGCTATCAGTAAAAAAACTTTTTTAACGGGGTTACATTCATAATGGCAAGAGGCACATTCGAACGCATAGCACCTGAAAAACAGCAGATGATCCTGTCAATAGCCATGAAGGAATTTGCGAAAAACGGCTACTATAAGGCCAATATCAATACAATAGCATCCAAGGCCGGAATATCGATCGGTGCGATGTATAAATATTTCTCAAGCAAGGAAGAGCTTTTCTGCGATACCCTTGAAATGGGGATAGGCATATTGAACGAAACATTCATGAGCAGGCTTGACAAGAGCAATGACCCGTTTGAGAAGATAAAGTCCATATTTCTGGCTGCTCTCGATTTTTCAAAAGAAAATCCTCAGTCGCTGCAGATTTACATGTCTCTGCTGTCTTCAAGCATGGACAGTTTTTCAAAAAAGTATGCCAAGACTATAGAGGAAGTAGGGCATACCTTTTTCAAGAAGATTATCGAAGACGGAATCGCTTCCGGTCATGTGCATCCCGATGTTGATATTGACGCTGCAAATTATTTTCTGGACAACAATCTTATGATGTTTTCTTTTTCGCAGATTTCGCTATATCTGAAGATAAGACTTGATACGTTTCTGGAAGGAAGAAAAACTCCCGAGGAACT belongs to Desulfomonilia bacterium and includes:
- a CDS encoding adenylate/guanylate cyclase domain-containing protein — protein: MQNFYAHDYIPIMARTDDILTILFVDISGSTTLYETLGDEAAHCIINECLSMLAITVQLHDGEIIKTMGDGLMCSFNDATNAADAAIAMHELRDQIEERKADGHIVPDIRIGFHTGPVLLVQSDIFGDTVNIAARMVSLAKPRQIVTTKQTVNILPDFLKEKAGFFDRTIIKGKGGEFDIYEIVWEESNKTVILKAEQPKQEYGNIMNIVSAEKKVSIDRSNPTISIGRQGHNTITIEDTMVSRSHCRIEYHKGKFIFIDHSTNGSYIHNDDGNTAYVHNDECELVSSGYICLGQDCRQDSRLSITFRLLRKIP
- a CDS encoding aldehyde ferredoxin oxidoreductase C-terminal domain-containing protein, whose protein sequence is MHYSKQQLVHGYSNRYLDIDLDMESVTIKPIDPAVRDYFIGGRGMGLYFLHTHTSPGMDAFDPKNPLIFSPGPLGGIPQFPGTAKCMAVSLSPLTHVPGVSNFGGHFGAFLKYAGFDTLLLTGKSKTDSMIIIDALNGEISVVAAPSIDLVFDLEKNIADMFTAQGFERKQIVFVTTGTGAAKTNYGCINSHYFDPTKPAIDGSKGIWRAKQAGRTGLGTVMADKKIRAIVILADYPKGENPYGAADWEKVKESGHKLSKVVHEVDPHSLQMHRKGSAGLISFMNRNSYCSLPVRNYQYGTDANADKICGKFYAEHLFEHSGNDGCFPGCNLRCTKGGFVTLKSGGKKGLKVWVDGPEYETAAGFGSNLGIFDPEFIMEANWYCDDYGIDTITVSVIMAFIMECFQRGYLTKDDTGGFELNWGDSHAAAEFIHQVSLQESELASIAGKGMLELVDWVAEKYVQRTGEPNPRHELELFAMHSKGLPFSLYRTHRSLSMQGSYAAASDIGAHHAAAWLIKADLLGAFPTPEHKARALITYPRVRLGNDNLGLCKLPWVDVFNPDSEKFTNTDIYINPASQEFYAGFYNGMMGTNMTWEQIFEQTDRDINLQRVMNVMAYGKETGAHDWIPDRAIGPTTDSLYEAEMEYNDEEVSRITGKDRSIANQMSVAEKRAILMNSRKDRLKNLVQSYYDARGWTSQGIPSIETLKKLGLWDFINDYTKERLAELLCS
- a CDS encoding TetR/AcrR family transcriptional regulator, coding for MARGTFERIAPEKQQMILSIAMKEFAKNGYYKANINTIASKAGISIGAMYKYFSSKEELFCDTLEMGIGILNETFMSRLDKSNDPFEKIKSIFLAALDFSKENPQSLQIYMSLLSSSMDSFSKKYAKTIEEVGHTFFKKIIEDGIASGHVHPDVDIDAANYFLDNNLMMFSFSQISLYLKIRLDTFLEGRKTPEELIDDTVSICRKIFGARP